The sequence GTCGTCATTGAAGTCGGTGATCAAGTCCTGGCGGACATTTACGGCTGTCGCTCCGTCCAGGCGGCAGAAACCGAACTTTCGTATCCGCAGATACTCCTCCACAATGTCCAGCATCATAGTGAACTGACTGAAGAGCAGCACACGGTGCCCTTCCTCCTTCAACTTCGGCAGCAACGTGTCCAGGTACCGGAATTTCCCGGAATCGCAGATCAACTCATCCGGTATTTTGACGTCGTAAAATTCCTAATGAAACATACATTTTAgccaatttaaattaaataaatgatgTGGCTAGGACTCACATGCTTGTTACACATCTGATAGACCTGAAAGTCTGACATGACGGCCAGCTCCTCAAAGATGTACTGCTCGTTGGTCTTTTTGTAGGAACTGGCGTTTGCCAGGCGCTTTGAGAATCCGCGCAGGTTCGCGTCGGTGAAGTAGTGACGCATCAACAGCGGATGGTTGGCAATGCGGCGCATCTCCATCATGATCGCTATGCCGGCCCTTTCGCTGCTGCTGCACACCTCGCCCTTGTTATTGGAATAATACTCGACCAGTTCGTGATAGTAGTGCTTTTGTTGGGTGCTCATGGGTACTTTTTCCTGCAATTCGATGttgcattttaatatttttgtaaagtGGTTTACAGATTTGAGATACTTACCACCAGACTTAGCTTCTTGGGCAGGTTCTTGAGGACATCTTTTTTAAGGCGTCTGAGAACAAACGGCTTCATGATGCGCTTGGCTCTCTGGATCTGTGTTTCCTGGAACTGTGACACCTCCTCTTGGTCGCCATCGGATTTTCCTTTCTGCAAAGGATACTTTGGTTAATTTAATGTTAATGCTTAGACTTTCCTGTCTCACCTTAACAAACAACGATTTGATATCATCGATGCTCTTGGCAAAGAACTTGGGCATCACGAAGCAGAGCAGAGAGATAAGCTCCAGCAGATTGTTCTGCAGCGGAGTTCCGGTAAGCAGGATGCGCATCCTAGCATTGATGGTTATAAGGTTGGCATACCGTTGCGTGGTCATGTTCTTTAGCATGTGAGCTTCATCGAAAATGACATAGTCCAACTTGCAAACCCGgaacattttcctctcctccGGCGTGGATCCAACAATGTGATAGctataaaattaaaaccaaattATAACTTCAATTCTTGTGTGCCCTTTTTGTTACTCACGTGGTCAGAAGAACATCGAAGCCAGTAAAGCCATCTTTGGCATAACGCCCTCGCATTCTTCGCCGCTCGTCCTGCGAGCCGTGGTACTTCTCCACCACCAGTTTGGGGCACCATCTGCTGATCTCCGCCTCCCAATTGTCCAGCGTGGACGAGGGTACCACAATCAGATGGGCCGCTTGGCTGAGACCATTCTCCTTTAGGTAAGCCAGAAATGCAATCACCTGAATTGTCTTGCCCAGACCCATTTCGTCCGCTAAAATGCCATTCATTTCCTGTTTGTGCATCACTGTAAGCCAGTTAAGGCCAATGATCTGATAGTCAGCCAACTGGAGGCTGAGGAAtaagatacattttttagtattttaaaacaaaaacagtaTCCTGTTTAAGACTCACCCGCTGCTAAGGAGCTTAGGCTGCTCCACAATGCCGGCACCATTGGAAATCGCCTTCTCCAGACGGGACACCATGTTGTTGCACTTGCTTAGAATGGTGGCCACCGTGTTCTGTTTGTTAATCAGCTCCTGGGCGTAGTTGAGAAGATCACCCGACATCCTAATGCTCTCCAGCTTCTTGCGTAGTCCTGCCCAATCACTGAAGGGTCGCACTTCTATGATGGCTAATGCTTTCTTCTCGGACAGCGTCTTAACAGACTGCAGCTCGATGAGCGTAGCCTCGTTCATGAACTGGAACACCTTTTTGCGCTGCCCCGTCATCTTGGTGGACATCTCGGTGTCGCTGTCATCGCTGTCGTACACCTGGTCCTTGGACTGCTTGACATCGTCGTCGTCTGAGTGGTCGTTATCCGAGAAGTTTCCTTGTGAAGTTCCACTGGTCCCGTTCGAGGTGGGCTTCAGCTTGGGCTTGACCATCGGTCCATTCTGTCCCTTGGGCTTGCAGTGCTCCCTTAGGTAGCGCACAGAGGCGGCCACATCCCAATTGGTGCGGGAGAGTGACTCTTGGATGGCCTACGGAATAATTAAGAATGTATTTTATGTGGGTGCATTGAAATACGAAACCTAATACGAATTTGGCTGTCGGTATCAATTTATTGTGAGCAACTGGAATAACGTTCATATCGTAATTAGAATAAGTAGAAAGTAATCTGAAGCCGAAGCGGAAACTGGGAATTAAGGGAACTTAAGGAGCTGGCGTGGAAATTTTCTTGGAAAGTTAGATCAACATTTAAGTATCTTTTTAGTTTGTAAACAAGACATACCAAATTCTACTAGAACAATGACACTTAAatgaataattaaaatatctaacaacaaataaaaatgtacCAGAACACCCAAGgaagtttaaaaatatatatactatttAGTACAATAAATCGGCAAAATTTAAGTATAGTTAAAAAGATtaccttttaaaaaaatgtaacattGAAAAGTAGGTTAAAAAAATTCtccaaattaaaaaaaaaatttcctaTCAGATCgattaaaataattaagaaAGATCAGGTAAGAATGGAAGTGTTATACACGAGGTCTATTGCTTTATCACCCCCGTTAGCGGCGCCCCTGACCGCCGACAGCTGTTCGCAACGCCGGGAACGAACCGAATCGCCATGTTCCGAACACAGACGCATAGACGCGCGCTTCCCCGCCATGCCCCCGTCCACAGCACCGGATCTCGGATCTTGGTCAAAAAAGAAACCTACCATTGTGTCGAACTGGGGCGAGATATGGGCGGCCGCCATGTAGCGCTCCTCCTTCTCCTTCACGGTCAGCTCCAGTTTGGTTTTCTTCGGCATCTGGGGCTCGTTGCCATCGCTGTCACTGTCGGCCATCACCTGGATGCGCTTCTTGCCAGGCACGCGCTCTGAAAAAGACGTACTCCACGATCAGCGGGGGTGTCACTTTAACTTTTAGTTCTGGAAGTACCAGTTTTCGCAGGACTCGCGGCGGCAGCGGAGGCATTCTTGTTGATGCGAAACTGCCGCAGGACACTGAGGCTCGACGAGGAGGCGGACGCGGATGCGGAGCCGGGCACTGGGCTGTCCGACATCGTGGGGCAAGGCGAAACGCTTCCTGGCAATCTGTCAGTCCTTTATTCACGGATTTTATATTGTTTGCAAGTCCTACGATCGTGAGGTGGTATTTGTGAATTGGTGCATGCTAGAGCGACCGTTTTGGACTGGCCAGAAACACCGACTCCACAGAGCGAATACGGTCACACTTTGCCGCTGAAACAGGATAACTTCTAACGTTTATAAAAGTAATAGCagttaaatattatttttattttaagtaaaaaaaattatttcattttgGTTTTCACTTCCtttgtaatattttgtaatttaaaaaaatctagaTTTGGCGCGAAGTAGCTAGGTTTTAGAGAGTTGCCAGATGTCGTACACTTATCGATATCCTATCGAATGTTCGCGACGCATTGCAACCCTTGCGTTTTTTCGCTTGCTCTTGTAGGTTAATTGAAAACACTTTTATTGCAAATAAACCGCTTGCCGAGCCGCGGGCAAACCGAAAAACTGGCGACCATGGCTGGCGGCAACACCCCGCGTGTAATCCAGGTGACCAACATAGCGCCGCAGGCCACCAAGGACCAGATGCAAACGCTGTTCGGCAACATCGGCAAGATTGAGGAGATCCGCCTGTACCCAACCATCAGGGACGTCTCCTGCCCGGTGCAGTCGCGCATCTGCTATGTGAAGTACACTGAGACGACCAGTGTGCCGGTGGCCCAGCACCTGACCAACACGGTGTTCATCGATCGCGCGCTCATCGTCATACCGGTGCTGGCCATACCGGAGGAGTACCGGGCTCTGGAGATGCTCAAGAACGGCACCATTGTGCCGGGACTCCAGAAGCCGGACTCGAAGCTGCCGCCGGAGGTTATCAACCGCATCGAGGGACAGCTGCCGCAGCAGGTGATCAAGACGTACGATCCCAAGCTGGTGGAGTTCAATCTGCCGGAGTATCCGGCCCTGCCCTCCTTCTACGATGGCCGCAAGATCGAGGAGATCCGGCGCACCATCATCGTGTGCGATGTGAAGAACGAGTGGCGCCTCGACGACCTGATGGACTGCTTTCAGCGCGCCGGCGAGGTGAAGTACGCCCGCTGGGCCGAGAAGGACAACAAGACGTACTGCATGATTGAGTTCTGCGAACAGACCAGCATTATCCATGCCCTACGCATGCAGGGCCAGGAATTCAAGGGCGGCCACCTGAGCGTCTACCACTCCACCTACTCCATAACGAAGCCCGAAGCCAAGTCCAATGAGGCGGCCCAAGCGGAGATCGAGGAGGCGATGACCATTGTAAAGGAGGCACAAAGCATGATCTCGGCCGCCATTGACCCGGTGATTGGAATGCTCGCCAAGGACAAAAGGCGCAGATCGAGGTCGCGTTCACGTTCCCGGGATCGTCGTACTAGTCGCTCTCGCTCGCATCGCTCCACATCGAGGCGGCGTTCCAGGCGTTCCGGATCAAGGGAGCGACGCAGCGGGTCCCGTTCCCGTCGCTCACGATCGCGCGGAAAGCACTCTTCCCGTTCCCGCAGCAAGCGCTCTAGATCCCGACACCGTCGCAGCACCTCTCGCTCCAGGAGATCCCGCTCCCGTGGCGGTAAGCACTCTCGCTCTTCAAGATCGCGCGGCAAGCGCTCCAGGTCGCGCCATCGTCGCAGCACCTCGCGTTCTCGTAGCTCCCGTTCCCATGGcactggaggaggaggaggcagTGGAAACGGCAAACGTTCCCGATCCCGCGAGCGCAGCAAGAAGTCACACCGCAGCGAGAAGCGCTCGTCGCGTTCACCGCGGTCCAGGAGCAAGCGCAGCTCCCCGTCACCGCCGCCAGCgaccagcagcagcaagtcaCGTTCTAGTCGCAGCAAGGACCCGACCATCGTTTCCTCCAAGTCTTCACGGCGACGCGACCGCTCACGTACTCCCGAAACACGCAAGCTGAAATCCATTTCCGAGGACATCGAGGTGAAGAGCTCGCGCTCCAGCGCCGATTCAAAGTCACGCAAATCGGTGAGCGTTGAGAAGTCGGACAACATGGACATCTCCAACTCGCCCTAGACATAGAGAGATTGCACACTACTT is a genomic window of Drosophila suzukii chromosome 2L, CBGP_Dsuzu_IsoJpt1.0, whole genome shotgun sequence containing:
- the Srp54 gene encoding probable splicing factor, arginine/serine-rich 7; this encodes MAGGNTPRVIQVTNIAPQATKDQMQTLFGNIGKIEEIRLYPTIRDVSCPVQSRICYVKYTETTSVPVAQHLTNTVFIDRALIVIPVLAIPEEYRALEMLKNGTIVPGLQKPDSKLPPEVINRIEGQLPQQVIKTYDPKLVEFNLPEYPALPSFYDGRKIEEIRRTIIVCDVKNEWRLDDLMDCFQRAGEVKYARWAEKDNKTYCMIEFCEQTSIIHALRMQGQEFKGGHLSVYHSTYSITKPEAKSNEAAQAEIEEAMTIVKEAQSMISAAIDPVIGMLAKDKRRRSRSRSRSRDRRTSRSRSHRSTSRRRSRRSGSRERRSGSRSRRSRSRGKHSSRSRSKRSRSRHRRSTSRSRRSRSRGGKHSRSSRSRGKRSRSRHRRSTSRSRSSRSHGTGGGGGSGNGKRSRSRERSKKSHRSEKRSSRSPRSRSKRSSPSPPPATSSSKSRSSRSKDPTIVSSKSSRRRDRSRTPETRKLKSISEDIEVKSSRSSADSKSRKSVSVEKSDNMDISNSP
- the Etl1 gene encoding SWI/SNF-related matrix-associated actin-dependent regulator of chromatin subfamily A containing DEAD/H box 1 homolog — its product is MSDSPVPGSASASASSSSLSVLRQFRINKNASAAAASPAKTERVPGKKRIQVMADSDSDGNEPQMPKKTKLELTVKEKEERYMAAAHISPQFDTMAIQESLSRTNWDVAASVRYLREHCKPKGQNGPMVKPKLKPTSNGTSGTSQGNFSDNDHSDDDDVKQSKDQVYDSDDSDTEMSTKMTGQRKKVFQFMNEATLIELQSVKTLSEKKALAIIEVRPFSDWAGLRKKLESIRMSGDLLNYAQELINKQNTVATILSKCNNMVSRLEKAISNGAGIVEQPKLLSSGLQLADYQIIGLNWLTVMHKQEMNGILADEMGLGKTIQVIAFLAYLKENGLSQAAHLIVVPSSTLDNWEAEISRWCPKLVVEKYHGSQDERRRMRGRYAKDGFTGFDVLLTTYHIVGSTPEERKMFRVCKLDYVIFDEAHMLKNMTTQRYANLITINARMRILLTGTPLQNNLLELISLLCFVMPKFFAKSIDDIKSLFVKKGKSDGDQEEVSQFQETQIQRAKRIMKPFVLRRLKKDVLKNLPKKLSLVEKVPMSTQQKHYYHELVEYYSNNKGEVCSSSERAGIAIMMEMRRIANHPLLMRHYFTDANLRGFSKRLANASSYKKTNEQYIFEELAVMSDFQVYQMCNKHEFYDVKIPDELICDSGKFRYLDTLLPKLKEEGHRVLLFSQFTMMLDIVEEYLRIRKFGFCRLDGATAVNVRQDLITDFNDDNSIFVFLLSTKAGGVGINLTAADTCIIHDIDFNPYNDKQAEDRCHRMGQQRPVTIYRLISESTIEEGILMAAEEKLKLEKDITSNEKGEVHEQRCVVKLLTTALGLDKVQEEQLNNSLNSSIVSPTK